The following proteins come from a genomic window of Sulfurospirillum tamanense:
- the modB gene encoding molybdate ABC transporter permease subunit, which produces MLDDGFVQTMSLTFKLAGVTTVLLLFIGVPLGYFLAFTKTRVKPVIEAIVSMPLVLPPSVLGFYMLVFFSPRDGVGKWLDETFDLRLVFSFEGLVVASIIFSLPFMVHPIQSGFSALPKNLMDAAYTLGKSKLNVLFRVLLPNIRPSLLTGIVIAFAHTVGEFGVVLMMGGNIAGETKVASIAIYDEVEALNYDLANMYALTLFAISFAILLFVYAVNKHFLKAEIR; this is translated from the coding sequence ATGTTAGATGATGGGTTTGTGCAAACCATGAGTTTGACCTTCAAGCTTGCGGGGGTTACGACGGTGTTGTTGCTGTTTATTGGGGTGCCGTTGGGGTATTTTTTGGCTTTTACGAAAACTCGCGTTAAGCCTGTCATTGAGGCTATCGTCTCCATGCCTTTGGTGCTTCCTCCCAGCGTGCTTGGGTTTTACATGCTTGTCTTTTTTAGCCCGCGCGATGGGGTGGGCAAATGGCTTGATGAGACCTTTGATTTGCGGTTGGTCTTTAGTTTTGAGGGCTTGGTGGTGGCGTCCATCATCTTCTCGCTTCCTTTCATGGTACATCCCATCCAAAGCGGGTTTTCGGCACTGCCCAAAAACCTCATGGACGCGGCCTATACTCTAGGCAAAAGCAAACTCAACGTCCTTTTTCGCGTGCTTTTACCCAACATTCGCCCTTCGCTTTTAACGGGCATCGTCATCGCCTTTGCCCACACGGTGGGGGAATTTGGCGTGGTGCTTATGATGGGCGGGAATATCGCAGGAGAAACCAAAGTAGCAAGTATCGCGATTTATGACGAAGTCGAAGCGCTCAATTATGACCTTGCAAACATGTACGCATTGACACTTTTTGCCATCTCTTTTGCCATCTTACTCTTTGTGTACGCTGTAAATAAGCACTTTTTAAAGGCGGAAATCCGATGA
- a CDS encoding molybdate ABC transporter permease subunit, which translates to MDWFLGPALLSLHVGAWTVALHLVLGVGLATYLSGEKSFLKGVVDLLVSIPIVFPPIALGLFLLLLLGKNGWLGGALALWGVEVIFSFWGVLIASFAAGLPLVVKPIQSAIDEQSKRYAQASYTLGKGKLETLLRVILPNSKKVILIALFLGFGRSLGEVGITLMLGGNIIGKTDTLSLAIYNHAFGGDLEKAIILAIVLALVSVGIFLGLKKLAYM; encoded by the coding sequence ATGGACTGGTTCCTAGGCCCTGCACTGCTTTCCTTACATGTAGGCGCATGGACGGTGGCGCTGCATTTGGTTTTGGGAGTTGGATTGGCTACGTATTTAAGCGGTGAAAAGAGTTTTTTAAAGGGGGTTGTTGACCTGTTGGTGAGCATCCCTATCGTTTTTCCACCCATTGCACTGGGGTTGTTTTTGCTCTTGCTTTTGGGGAAAAACGGTTGGCTTGGCGGGGCGTTAGCCTTGTGGGGTGTGGAGGTTATCTTTAGTTTTTGGGGTGTGCTCATCGCTTCGTTTGCGGCGGGCTTGCCCTTGGTGGTTAAACCCATTCAATCGGCTATCGACGAACAATCCAAACGCTACGCCCAAGCGTCGTACACCCTTGGAAAAGGGAAGCTTGAAACCCTCCTGCGGGTTATCTTGCCCAACAGTAAGAAAGTCATCCTCATCGCCTTGTTTTTAGGTTTTGGACGCTCTTTGGGCGAAGTGGGTATCACGCTGATGCTTGGGGGCAACATCATCGGTAAAACCGACACCCTCTCTTTGGCTATCTACAACCACGCCTTTGGAGGAGACTTAGAAAAGGCTATTATACTCGCAATTGTTTTAGCGCTCGTGTCGGTGGGCATCTTTTTAGGATTGAAAAAATTAGCTTACATGTAA
- a CDS encoding ATP-binding cassette domain-containing protein, translated as MNELLLNKTLRGADGPIEMALHVRLQEASLNVLFGKSGAGKSTILKMIAGLFAPDSGRIVVGGETWFDGEKGINLPPQKRKVGFVFQDYALFPNMSVRENLLYALEKETPKSKVNEVLEVMELEALANEKPSTLSGGQQQRVALARALVREPNILLLDEPLSALDFAMRAKLQDELLRVQRHFGLTTLLVSHDVGEVYKLAQEVIELDNGKVVAQGVPAEIFGGANISGKFKFSGEVVAIEPSDIVFVVSVLIGQDVIKVVSSKKEVHSLHVGQRVTLSSKAFNPLIHAL; from the coding sequence ATGAATGAACTCTTGCTCAATAAAACCCTTCGAGGTGCGGATGGTCCTATCGAAATGGCCTTACATGTAAGGCTTCAAGAAGCTTCTTTGAACGTCCTTTTTGGCAAAAGTGGGGCGGGAAAAAGCACCATTTTAAAGATGATAGCGGGACTTTTTGCACCCGATTCTGGGCGCATCGTCGTAGGCGGTGAAACGTGGTTTGACGGTGAAAAAGGCATCAACCTCCCGCCTCAAAAGCGCAAAGTAGGCTTTGTGTTTCAAGACTACGCATTGTTTCCTAACATGAGCGTGAGGGAAAATCTGCTCTACGCATTGGAAAAAGAGACCCCAAAATCCAAGGTAAACGAAGTCCTAGAGGTTATGGAACTTGAAGCCTTGGCGAACGAAAAACCAAGCACCCTCTCAGGCGGCCAACAACAACGCGTTGCCCTCGCGCGCGCATTGGTGCGAGAACCTAACATCTTGCTTTTGGATGAGCCGCTTTCTGCCCTTGATTTTGCTATGCGTGCTAAGTTGCAAGACGAACTCTTGCGGGTGCAACGGCACTTTGGCCTCACTACATTACTGGTGAGTCACGATGTGGGAGAGGTCTATAAACTTGCCCAAGAAGTCATCGAGCTTGACAATGGAAAGGTGGTTGCGCAAGGGGTGCCCGCGGAGATTTTTGGCGGAGCCAACATCAGCGGGAAGTTTAAATTTAGCGGCGAAGTGGTCGCCATCGAACCTAGCGACATCGTGTTTGTGGTGAGTGTACTCATCGGCCAAGACGTCATCAAAGTCGTCTCTAGCAAAAAAGAAGTGCACTCTTTACATGTAGGCCAACGCGTCACGCTCTCGTCCAAAGCGTTTAATCCGCTCATTCACGCTCTTTAG
- the modD gene encoding ModD protein, protein MGNVYVEEDVGLMDITTLGLGIGACSGVMEMRAKESLTLSGCAPVKEILQHLGLAFSFDVHEGEAVGAGERILQCIGNAKALHQAWKVSQNLLEHLSGVASYTKALVQEAKRGNADVEVVTTRKHFPGTKKMMLTAVLSGGASPHRLGLYDSVLVFAQHRVFLGDKEALARHFWELKQKFLEKKVAVEVENFQEALYFARIGADILQCEKMGEKELKRCVELKEKFPHVLISATGGINVNNAQATAACGVDLLVTSSPYFAKPKDVKVTMQPKEKR, encoded by the coding sequence ATGGGCAATGTGTACGTAGAAGAAGACGTAGGGTTGATGGACATCACGACCCTTGGACTGGGCATCGGAGCGTGCAGTGGTGTGATGGAAATGCGCGCCAAAGAGAGCTTGACGCTAAGCGGGTGTGCGCCTGTGAAAGAGATTTTGCAGCACTTGGGACTGGCCTTTAGCTTTGACGTTCATGAGGGCGAAGCGGTTGGGGCGGGGGAGCGCATTTTGCAGTGTATCGGCAATGCGAAGGCCTTGCACCAAGCGTGGAAGGTGTCGCAAAATCTTTTAGAACACCTAAGCGGCGTGGCGAGCTACACCAAAGCCCTCGTCCAAGAAGCCAAGCGGGGAAATGCAGACGTAGAAGTGGTCACCACGCGCAAACATTTTCCAGGCACTAAAAAGATGATGCTCACCGCCGTGCTCTCAGGGGGCGCTTCACCGCACCGCTTGGGGCTGTATGATTCGGTGTTGGTGTTTGCTCAGCACCGCGTGTTTTTGGGCGACAAAGAAGCCCTTGCGCGCCATTTTTGGGAGCTTAAACAAAAGTTTTTAGAGAAAAAAGTCGCCGTCGAAGTGGAAAACTTCCAAGAAGCCCTCTACTTTGCTAGAATTGGCGCAGACATTTTACAGTGCGAAAAGATGGGTGAGAAAGAGCTAAAACGGTGCGTGGAACTGAAAGAAAAATTCCCCCATGTGCTCATTTCCGCCACGGGAGGCATTAACGTGAACAATGCCCAAGCGACCGCTGCATGCGGGGTGGATTTGCTCGTGACCTCTTCGCCCTATTTTGCCAAACCAAAGGACGTTAAAGTGACCATGCAACCCAAGGAAAAACGGTGA
- a CDS encoding MOSC domain-containing protein, giving the protein MQQPFSTVLSLKIGAVQTTFLPDSNRKTMVSAIAKQPVQSAIVSLLGFEGDEHGDPAHHGGIYKAVFMLGTKTYAAINALCEKTFDPLLATQFGENMVFSDIGEEDICVGDILRVGQVRLCVTQPRQPCWKLGASTRIPTMTQTIFHHGHTGWYAKVLHEGHVQVNDTVVLEERPFATLSIRALNQSLLDPKTHKALIQEALTCDVLGPSFKSALAKKSGGEAVDLSYQTF; this is encoded by the coding sequence ATGCAACAGCCTTTTAGCACCGTCCTTTCCCTCAAAATTGGCGCCGTCCAAACCACCTTCCTTCCAGACTCAAACCGCAAAACAATGGTCTCTGCCATAGCCAAACAACCCGTGCAAAGCGCCATAGTTTCGCTTTTGGGGTTTGAAGGAGACGAACACGGCGACCCCGCGCACCACGGAGGCATTTACAAGGCTGTTTTTATGCTAGGAACCAAAACCTACGCCGCCATCAATGCCCTGTGCGAGAAAACATTTGACCCGCTTTTGGCCACGCAGTTTGGAGAAAATATGGTTTTTTCTGACATAGGAGAAGAGGATATTTGCGTGGGAGATATTTTGCGCGTGGGCCAAGTGCGCCTCTGTGTCACCCAACCCCGCCAACCCTGCTGGAAACTTGGTGCAAGCACCCGCATCCCCACCATGACACAAACCATTTTTCACCACGGCCACACAGGCTGGTACGCCAAAGTCCTCCACGAAGGCCACGTGCAGGTGAACGACACCGTGGTGCTAGAAGAGCGCCCCTTTGCAACCCTCTCCATCCGCGCCCTCAACCAAAGTTTACTAGACCCCAAAACACACAAAGCGCTCATCCAAGAAGCCCTAACTTGCGACGTGCTTGGCCCCTCTTTTAAAAGCGCACTTGCCAAAAAATCGGGAGGCGAGGCGGTTGACTTGTCTTATCAAACCTTCTAA